In one window of Triplophysa dalaica isolate WHDGS20190420 unplaced genomic scaffold, ASM1584641v1 Contig20, whole genome shotgun sequence DNA:
- the LOC130417136 gene encoding uncharacterized protein LOC130417136, translating into MVHRATVLVLLVLVRTSAVLGQPQILLLVETRSDAIRKPVVSEDSETDHMMPQNEYEEDLNKLKNSQAVFNDYENTGYDRGHLYPNSYRCRPERSVTYTLTNVAPMDACFNRIQWKIWEGYLKSFLDAFFNDIDDAEVYIITGTVPGNDKIPQSEKRVTVPSHIWTAVCYNHKDNVTKSFSFGFLGINKPEFNIKLMSVSEMNKKLDELYEQSTPSVQIFHDNCFSDKPASDNAIQEFLKRIKLPEDQRLQMSEDAQNNLFALQNIISSDNNSPSTSMPQITQLTATLTYESLSSYFKSTERNKRKIKTACVISDDKKSRRSDKCHDLWKRQVSEGSESVECQLVPEKSFDKKTAADGSPCISYTDNSYRCTCSTEGGQNKPCCSTPCLYQDSLNDYLCYSGGTQIQCSPQYSLIATAGQRCRVDHPCATYGQDYYWCYTEDKSQAYCSPPLWGSRGRDGKYCRRNHACAKYNKRYQWCYTDHDNSWNYCCTSDTYFSTISEKTCKPDSPCGYHYKNYLWCETTDGSWDYCCKEFLKQ; encoded by the exons atggTGCATAGAGCCACAG TTCTGGTGTTACTGGTTCTTGTGCGCACTTCAGCAGTCTTGGGCCAACCCCAAATCCTCTTATTGGTTGAGACGCGGAGTGATGCCATTCGCAAGCCA GTTGTTTCTGAAGACAGTGAAACTGATCACATGATGCCCCAGAATGAATATGAAGAAgatttaaataagttaaaaaataGTCAAGCCGTCTTTAATGACTATGAAAACACAGGATATGATCGTGGGCATCTGTACCCCAACAGTTACAGATGCAGACCCGAACGTAGTGTGACCTATACACTGACCAATGTTGCACCTATGGATGCTTGCTTCAACCGCATTCAGTGGAAGATCTGGGAGGGTTATTTGAAAAGCTTTTTagatgcattttttaatgatattgaTGATGCTGAAGTATACATTATCACAGGTACTGTGCCTGGTAATGACAAAATACCACAAAGTGAAAAAAGGGTCACAGTTCCATCTCATATCTGGACAGCTGTCTGTTATAACCACAAAGATAACGTAACAAAGTCTTTTTCCTTTGGCTTTCTAGGAATTAACAAGCCTGAATTTAACATAAAGTTAATGAGTGTTTCAGAAATGAATAAGAAGCTTGATGAACTATATGAACAATCAACTCCAtcagttcagatttttcatgaTAATTGTTTTAGTGACAAGCCAGCATCCGACAATGCTATTCAAGAATTCCTTAAAAGAATTAAATTACCAGAGGACCAAAGACTTCAAATGTCTGAAGATGCTCAGAACAACTTGTTTGCACTCCAAAACATCATCAGTAGTGACAATAACAGTCCTTCGACATCAATGCCTCAAATTACTCAACTGACAGCAACACTTACCTATGAGAGCTTGAGCTCTTATTTCAAATCAACTGAAAGGAACAAAAGAAAGATTAAGACTGCTTGTGTTATATCTGATGACAAAAAAAGTCGCAGGTCTGATAAATGTCATGATCTCTGGAAAAGGCAGGTGTCTGAGGGGTCGGAATCTGTTGAATGTCAGCTGGTCCCGGAGAAATCTTTTGATAAGAAGACCGCAGCTGACGGCTCACCATGCATCAGCTATACAGATAATAGTTACAGATGTACATGCTCCACAGAAGGAGGACAAAACAAGCCTTGCTGCTCTACACCCTGCCTGTATCAGGATAGTCTTAATGACTACCTGTGTTACTCAGGTGGGACACAGATACAGTGTTCACCTCAGTACTCTCTAATCGCCACtgcaggacagagatgtcgagTTGATCATCCCTGTGCCACATATGGACAAGACTACTACTGGTGTTACACAGAAGACAAGTCCCAGGCATACTGCAGCCCTCCGCTCTGGGGAAGTAGGGGTAGAGATGGAAAGTATTGCCGCAGGAACCACGCCTGTGCAAAGTACAATAAACGCTACCAATGGTGCTACACAGATCATGATAACAGCTGGAACTATTGTTGTACTTCTGACACCTACTTCTCCACTATCAGTGAAAAAACCTGCAAGCCTGATTCCCCATGTGGTTACCATTACAAAAATTACCTGTGGTGCG